In one Lolium rigidum isolate FL_2022 chromosome 3, APGP_CSIRO_Lrig_0.1, whole genome shotgun sequence genomic region, the following are encoded:
- the LOC124695647 gene encoding inorganic phosphate transporter 1-2-like: protein MAGEQLNVLKALDQAKTQWYHFTAVVIAGMGFFTDAYDLFCISLVTRLLGRIYYTEAGSNEPGHLPANVSAAVNGVALCGTLAGQLFFGWLGDKLGRKSVYGFTLILMVLCSIASGLSFGHEAKGVIGTLCFFRFWLGFGVGGDYPLSATIMSEYANKKTRGTFIAAVFAMQGFGILFGTIVTIVVSSAFRNAFPAPPFYVDATSSIGPEADYVWRIIVMFGTIPAALTYYWRMKMPETARYTALITRNTKQATADMSRVLNKDITEEEEKVQLQVASGDTWGLFSRKFMSRHGLHLLATTSTWFLLDVAFYSQNLFQKDIFTKVGWIPPARTMSALEELYRIARAQALIALCGTVPGYWFTVAFIDIIGRFWIQLMGFAMMTIFMLAIAVPYDYLVKPGHHTGFVVLYGLTFFFANFGPNSTTFIVPAEIFPARLRSTCHGVSAAAGKAGAIIGAFGFLYASQDQKKPDKGYSAGIGMRNALFVLAGTNFLGLLFSLLVPESKGRSLEEISKENYDDDATITPAGV from the coding sequence ATGGCGGGTGAACAGCTCAACGTGTTGAAAGCACTAGACCAGGCGAAAACGCAATGGTACCATTTCACGGCGGTGGTGATCGCCGGCATGGGCTTCTTCACCGACGCCTACGACCTCTTCTGCATATCCCTCGTCACTAGGCTGCTGGGGCGCATCTACTACACCGAAGCTGGCAGCAACGAGCCGGGTCACCTCCCGGCAAACGTGTCGGCCGCCGTGAATGGCGTGGCCCTCTGCGGCACGCTCGCGGGGCAGCTCTTCTTCGGCTGGCTCGGTGACAAGCTCGGCCGCAAGAGCGTCTATGGTTTCACGCTCATCCTCATGGTTCTCTGCTCCATCGCGTCAGGGCTCTCGTTCGGGCACGAGGCCAAGGGTGTGATAGGGACGCTGTGTTTCTTTCGCTTCTGGCTCGGCTTCGGCGTTGGCGGCGACTACCCCTTATCGGCGACCATCATGTCCGAGTACGCCAACAAGAAAACACGTGGCACCTTCATCGCTGCCGTATTTGCCATGCAGGGCTTCGGTATTCTGTTCGGCACCATCGTCACCATTGTTGTCTCCTCCGCGTTCCGGAACGCGTTCCCAGCGCCACCCTTCTACGTCGACGCAACGTCATCCATTGGGCCGGAGGCCGACTACGTGTGGCGCATCATTGTCATGTTCGGCACCATCCCTGCCGCGCTGACCTACTACTGGCGCATGAAGATGCCAGAGACCGCGAGATACACGGCGCTCATCACCCGCAACACGAAGCAAGCCACGGCGGACATGTCCAGGGTGCTCAACAAGGacatcaccgaggaggaggagaaggtccaGCTTCAAGTGGCCTCCGGGGACACTTGGGGCCTCTTCTCGCGGAAGTTCATGAGCCGCCACGGACTACACCTGCTAGCCACCACAAGCACCTGGTTCCTGCTGGACGTCGCCTTCTACAGCCAGAACCTATTCCAGAAGGACATCTTCACCAAGGTCGGATGGATCCCACCGGCAAGGACAATGAGCGCCCTCGAGGAGTTGTACCGCATCGCTCGTGCCCAGGCGCTCATCGCTCTTTGCGGCACCGTACCGGGCTACTGGTTCACCGTCGCCTTCATCGACATCATTGGCAGGTTCTGGATCCAGCTCATGGGTTTTGCCATGATGACCATCTTCATGCTCGCCATCGCTGTGCCCTACGACTACCTCGTCAAGCCAGGGCACCACACCGGCTTCGTCGTTCTCTACGGCCTCACCTTCTTCTTCGCCAACTTTGGGCCCAACAGCACAACCTTCATCGTGCCCGCCGAGATCTTTCCGGCCAGGCTCCGCTCCACTTGCCACGGTGTCTCTGCCGCTGCCGGTAAGGCCGGGGCGATCATCGGTGCATTCGGGTTCCTGTATGCATCACAGGATCAGAAGAAGCCCGACAAAGGGTACTCCGCGGGTATCGGCATGCGCAACGCACTCTTCGTGCTCGCTGGCACTAACTTCCTGGGATTACTTTTCTCACTGCTGGTGCCAGAGTCAAAGGGAAGGTCGCTCGAGGAGATCTCCAAGGAGAACTATGACGATGACGCAACCATTACCCCTGCTGGTGTCTAG
- the LOC124701453 gene encoding protein GDAP2 homolog: MQHRSPAAASASASPSPGAAAAAAAAAMAPGVGGVEPAVTLDQVPRWSDPDQRLPSSPTAAGSEAPASSFLSFADPLDAAAGAGGRGASRFPVDDHVNSKIYLWRGQPWSLEVDAVVNSTNESLDEAHSSPGLHAAAGPELAEECATLGGCRTGMAKMTNAYDLPARKVIHTVGPKYAVKYHTAAESALSHCYRSCMELLVENGLESIAMGCIYTEAKNYPREPAAHVAIRTVRRFLEKQKDNITAVVFCTISSSDTEIYKRLLPLYFPRDKQEEEIASLKLPADVGDENGEPIIDERKIRIKTLPAEAANSKYPAPVPADNPLSGSGLTRRRNSKMDSYLDPTFMSIIKDPDLRRKEQWEKSAQAKKGFNCAKLLGLGDLGGPALSAAEEYSLHSRYLAKANSLNLSEIAEMKIIYRGGVDSEGRPVMVVVGAHFLLRCLDLERFVLYVVKEFEPLIQKPYSIVYFHSAASLQVQPDLGFMKRLQQMLGRKHQRNLQAIYVLHPTLGLRTAILALQLLVDGDVWKKVVYVDRLMHLFRYVPREQLTIPDFVFQHDLEVNGGKGIIVDPRTKHVYQRPSG, translated from the exons CCCGACCAgcgcctcccctcctcccccaccgccgccggatCCGAGGCCCCcgcctcctccttcctctccTTCGCCGACCCCCTCGACGCGGCCGCCGGGGCGGGGGGCCGCGGCGCGTCCCGCTTCCCCGTCGACGACCACGTCAACTCCAAGATCTACCTCTGGCGGGGCCAGCCCTGGAGCCTCGAGGTCGACGCCGTCGTCAACTCCACCAACGAG AGCTTGGACGAGGCGCACAGCAGCCCGGGCTTGCACGCGGCGGCGGGGCCGGAGCTCGCCGAGGAGTGCGCCACCTTG GGTGGGTGCCGGACTGGGATGGCCAAGATGACCAATGCGTACGATCTCCCTGCTAG GAAGGTCATCCATACGGTGGGCCCTAAATATGCTGTCAAGTATCACACAGCTGCGGAGAGCGCACTTAGCCACTGCTACAGGTCTTGTATGGAACTACTTGTTGAGAATGGTCTTGAAAG CATCGCAATGGGTTGCATATACACAGAGGCCAAGAATTACCCTCGCGAACCAGCAGCTCATGTGGCAATAA GAACTGTTAGACGTTTTCTGGAGAAGCAAAAGGACAATATAACTGCTGTTGTCTTTTGTACTATATCATCATCTGATACAGAGATATATAAGCG ATTGCTTCCTCTGTATTTCCCACGGGACAAACAGGAGGAAGAGATAGCTTCGTTAAAACTTCCAGCTGATGTTGGGGATGAGAATGGCGAGCCAATAATAGATGAAAGGAAAATAAGAATAAAAACATTGCCTGCGGAGGCAGCAAATAGCAAATATCCAGCTCCCGTGCCCGCAGATAATCCCCTTTCTGGTTCTGGATTGACACGCAGAAG AAATTCGAAGATGGATTCATATTTGGATCCTACCTTTATGTCCATAATTAAAGATCCAGATCTCCGACGCAAGGAGCAATGGGAAAAGTCTGCCCAGGCAAAGAAAGGATTTAATTGTGCCAAGTTGCTCGGTTTAGGCGATCTTGGTGGTCCTGCCTTATCGGCTGCCGAAGAATATTCACTTCATTCAAGATACCTTGCTAAAGCAAATTCCCTCAATCTTTCAGAAATCGCTGAAATGAAAATAAT TTACCGTGGTGGTGTCGATAGTGAAGGGCGTCCAGTTATGGTGGTTGTTGGCGCTCACTTTCTTCTTCGCTGTTTAGATCTTGAACGATTTGTTCTATATGTAGTAAAG GAGTTTGAGCCTTTGATTCAAAAGCCCTACTCTATTGTCTATTTCCACTCGGCAGCATCCTTACAAGT ACAACCAGACTTAGGATTCATGAAGCGGTTACAACAAATGCTAGGGCGGAAGCATCAGCGAAATCTTCAG GCTATATATGTACTCCACCCAACACTGGGATTGAGAACAGCTATTTTGGCGTTGCAGCTTCTTGTTGATGGAGAT GTCTGGAAGAAAGTTGTCTATGTTGACAGATTGATGCATTTGTTCAGATATGTACCACGAGAACAGCTAACCATTCCAGATTTTGTCTTTCA GCATGATCTCGAAGTGAATGGTGGAAAGGGCATAATCGTTGATCCTAGAACAAAGCATGTCTACCAAAGACCGTCAGGTTGA